One genomic segment of Chelonia mydas isolate rCheMyd1 chromosome 1, rCheMyd1.pri.v2, whole genome shotgun sequence includes these proteins:
- the BCL9 gene encoding B-cell CLL/lymphoma 9 protein isoform X2, which produces MVRPPTVMSPSGNPQLDSKFSNPGKQGGSTSQSQPSPCDPKSGGHPPKVLPGPGGSMGLKNGAGNGAKGKGKRERSISVDSFEQRDAGTPSDDSEIKDCNSADHMKTQDSQHTPHSVTPSTASAPRSSTPSHGLTATSEPASGQKTPSKVVYVFSTEMANKAAEAVLKGQAETIVSFHIQNISNSKAERNTLPLNTQVSALRNETKPLPQPQPQPHASQEHNPPQNAKIQPTPPVSAPASKSAGPPCPMDQDSPGVESKVMSVGSPANSTPLQTEGFGQSSTPNNRAVSPVSQGSNSSNADPKGPTQQVPGGDPSSLGENPDGLSQEQLEHRERSLQTLRDIQRMLFPDEKEFTGGQSGGPQQNSGVLDGPQKKPEGPIQAMMAQSQSLGKGPGPRTDGGAPFGPQGHRDMPFSPDEMVPPSLNSQSGPIGPDHLDHMTPEQVAWLKLQQEFYEEKRRKQEQVVVQQCSLQDMMVHQHGPRGVVRGPPPPYQMTPGEGWGPGGPESFADGMNVSHSLPPRGMAPHPNMPGSQMRLPGFAGMMNPDMDSPSVPNPTSRPGLSGVSWPEDVPKIPDGRNFPPSQGVFSGPGRGERFPNPQGLPEEIFQQQLAEKQLGLPPGLSIEGIRPGIEMNRMIPSQRHMEPGNNPIFSRMPVEGPLSPSRGDFPKGMPPQIGPGRELEFGMGPGSMKGDISLNVSMGSNPSMIPQKMREAGVGPEEMMKLRPGVSEMLSSQQKMVSLPFGEHPQQEYGMGPRPFLPMSQGPGGGLRNLREQIGPDQRTNNRLSHMPPLPLNTTSNPNSLNTAPPVQRSLGRKPLDISVAASQVHSPGINPLKSPTMRQVQSPMLGSPSGNLKSPQTPSQLAGMLAGPTAAAAAASIKSPPVLGSAAASPVHLKSPSLPAPSPGWTSSPKPPLQSPGIPPNHKASLTMSSPAMLGNVESGGPPPSTVSQSAPVTLPGNLPSSSPYTMPPEPTLSQNPLSIMMSRMSKFAMPSSTPLYHDAIKTVASSDDDSPPARSPNLPPMNNLPGMGINSQNPRISGPNPVGPMPTLSPMGMTQPLSHTNQMPSPNAMGPSIPPHGVPVGPGLMSHNPMMGHGSQDPPMVPQGRLGFPQGFPPVQSPPQQVPFPHNGPSGGQGNFPAGMGFHGEGPLGRPTNLPQSSTDPALCKTGGPGGPDSFTVLGNMPSVFTDPDLQEVIRPGATGIPEFDLSRIIPSEKPSQTLQYFPRGEVPGRKQPQGPGPGFSHMQGMIGEQTPRMGLALPGMGGPGPVGTADIPLGTAPSMPGHNPMRPPAFLQQGMMGPHHRMMSPAQTAMPGQPTLMSNPVAAVGMIPGKDRAPAGLYSHPGPVGSPGMMMSMQGMMGPQQNIMIPPQMRPRGMAADVGMGGFSQGPGNPGNMMF; this is translated from the exons ATGGTCCGTCCCCCCACAGTGATGTCCCCGTCTGGCAACCCCCAGCTGGATTCCAAATTTTCCAACCCGGGTAAACAGGGGGGCTCAACCAGCCaatcccagccctctccctgtgACCCCAAGAGTGGAGGTCACCCCCCCAAAGTGCTCCCTGGCCCAGGTGGGAGCATGGGGTTGAAGAATGGGGCTGGAAATGGTGccaaggggaagggaaagagagagaggagcattTCAGTGGATTCCTTCGAACAGAGAGATGCTGGGACTCCCAGTGACGATTCGGAAATCAAag ACTGCAACTCTGCCGACCATATGAAGACCCAGGATTCCCAGCATACGCCACACTCCGTGACTCCTTCAACTGCTTCAGCCCCAAGGTCTTCCACACCCTCCCATGGCCTGACTGCCACTTCGGAGCCAGCTAGTGGACAAAAGACTCCATCCAAAGTGGTTTATGTCTTTTCTACTGAGATGGCCAATAA GGCTGCAGAAGCTGTGCTGAAGGGACAGGCAGAAACCATTGTGTCCTTTCATATCCAGAACATCTCAAACAGCAAGGCAGAGCGAAACACCCTACCCCTG AACACCCAGGTTTCCGCACTTCGAAATGAAACCAAGCCTCTGCCACAACCTCAGCCGCAGCCCCATGCTTCACAGGAACACAATCCTCCCCAGAATGCCAAAATACAGCCAACTCCACCTGTTTCGGCACCAGCATCGAAATCCGCTGGCCCCCCGTGTCCCATGGATCAGGACAGTCCTGGAGTAGAGAGTAAAGTGATGTCTGTtggcagccctgcaaactccACCCCATTGCAGACTGAGGGATTTGGGCAGAGTTCAACCCCAAATAATCGAGCAGTCAGCCCAGTCTCCCAGGGGAGCAATAGCTCCAATGCAGACCCCAAAGGTCCCACCCAGCAGGTACCCGGTGGTGACCCATCCAGTTTAGGCGAGAACCCAGATGGACTGTCTCAGGAGCAGCTGGAACATCGAGAGCGCTCATTGCAAACTCTACGAGATATACAGCGCATGCTTTTCCCTGATGAGAAAGAATTCACTGGAGGGCAAAGTGGGGGGCCTCAGCAGAACTCTGGAGTTCTGGATggtcctcaaaagaaacctgaaGGGCCAATACAGGCCATGATGGCTCAGTCCCAAAGTTTAGGCAAAGGGCCAGGACCTCGGACAGATGGAGGGGCTCCATTTGGCCCTCAAGGACATAGAGACATGCCCTTCTCACCAGATGAAATGGTGCCACCGTCTTTGAACTCCCAATCTGGACCCATAGGACCAGACCACCTGGATCATATGACTCCTGAGCAAGTGGCCTGGCTGAAGCTACAGCAGGAGTTTTatgaggagaagagaaggaagcaAGAACAGGTTGTGGTGCAGCAGTGTTCCCTGCAGGACATGATGGTCCACCAACATGGGCCTCGAGGTGTGGTTCGAGGCCCCCCACCTCCCTATCAGATGACCCCTGGTGAGGGCTGGGGTCCTGGTGGTCCAGAATCCTTTGCTGATGGCATGAATGTGTCTCATTCTCTACCCCCCAGAGGCATGGCCCCTCATCCCAATATGCCTGGGAGCCAGATGCGCTTGCCTGGATTTGCAGGAATGATGAATCCTGACATGGACAGCCCCAGTGTCCCAAACCCCACATCCAGACCTGGGCTTTCAGGAGTCAGTTGGCCAGAAGATGTGCCAAAAATCCCAGATGGCCGAAACTTCCCTCCAAGCCAGGGTGTCTTCAGTGGTCCTGGTCGAGGGGAGCGGTTCCCAAATCCCCAGGGCCTGCCAGAGGAGATCTTTCAACAGCAGTTGGCAGAGAAACAGCTGGGCCTGCCCCCTGGCTTGAGCATAGAAGGCATCAGGCCTGGCATAGAGATGAACCGGATGATCCCCTCCCAGAGACACATGGAGCCTGGGAATAACCCCATCTTCTCTCGCATGCCTGTTGAAgggcccctgagcccctccagggGGGACTTCCCAAAAGGAATGCCACCTCAGATTGGCCCTGGTAGGGAGCTGGAGTTTGGGATGGGCCCTGGGAGCATGAAGGGGGACATAAGTCTGAACGTTAGCATGGGCTCCAACCCATCTATGATACCTCAGAAGATGAGGgaagctggagtggggccagaggaGATGATGAAACTGCGTCCAGGTGTGTCAGAGATGCTCTCCTCTCAGCAGAAAATGGTGTCATTGCCATTTGGAGAGCATCCCCAACAGGAGTATGGCATGGGTCCCAGGCCTTTCCTTCCTATGTCTCAGGGCCCAGGAGGTGGTCTCCGTAATCTCAGAGAGCAGATTGGGCCTGACCAAAGGACTAACAACCGGCTCAGCCACATGCCGCCACTACCTCTCAACACAACCAGTAACCCGAATAGCCTCAACACAGCTCCCCCTGTTCAGCGCAGCCTAGGACGCAAGCCCTTGGATATCTCTGTTGCAGCTAGTCAGGTGCATTCACCGGGCATCAACCCTCTGAAGTCTCCCACGATGCGGCAGGTCCAGTCTCCCATGCTGGGTTCTCCCTCGGGGAACCTTAAGTCTCCTCAGACTCCATCCCAGCTGGCAGGAATGCTTGCAGGGCcaactgctgcagcagctgctgcttccatTAAGTCTCCCCCTGTTTTGGGATCTGCTGCTGCCTCACCAGTCCACCTCaagtctccttccctccctgcaccttctcCTGGCTGGACTTCCTCTCCAAAGCCCCCGCTGCAGAGTCCTGGGATTCCCCCGAACCACAAAGCATCTCTCACCATGTCTTCCCCAGCCATGCTGGGGAATGTGGAGTCAG GTGGCCCACCACCTTCCACTGTCAGCCAGTCTGCTCCTGTGACTCTCCCTGGAAATCTTCCCTCTAGCAGTCCCTACACAATGCCTCCAGAGCCCACGCTCTCCCAGAATCCCCTCTCCATCATGATGTCCAGGATGTCCAAGTTTGCCATGCCCAGCTCTACGCCACTCTACCATGATGCCATCAAGACTGTGGCTAGCTCGGATGATGACTCCCCTCCAGCACGCTCCCCAAATTTGCCACCAATGAACAATCTACCAG GAATGGGCATTAATTCCCAGAATCCTCGAATTTCAGGTCCAAACCCAGTGGGTCCAATGCCAACCCTTAGCCCAATGGGAATGACCCAGCCTCTTTCCCATACCAATCAGATGCCCTCTCCAAATGCTATGGGACCCAGTATACCTCCTCATGGGGTCCCTGTAGGACCTGGCCTGATGTCACACAATCCAATGATGGGGCATGGTTCCCAAGATCCTCCAATGGTACCTCAAGGACGCCTGGGCTTCCCACAGGGGTTTCCTCCAGTACAGTCCCCGCCCCAGCAGGTGCCATTTCCGCACAATGGCCCCAGTGGAGGACAAGGCAACTTCCCTGCTGGAATGGGCTTCCATGGAGAAGGACCTCTGGGGCGTCCCACCAACCTGCCCCAAAGTTCAACAGATCCAGCACTTTGCAAGACTGGAGGCCCTGGGGGTCCAGACTCCTTCACTGTTCTAGGAAACATGCCTTCAGTTTTCACTGATCCAGACCTGCAGGAGGTGATCCGCCCTGGAGCCACTGGAATACCAGAGTTTGACCTGTCCAGGATAATTCCATCAGAGAAGCCTAGCCAGACACTGCAGTATTTCCCTCGTGGGGAAGTTCCAGGCCGCAAGCAGCCGCAGGGTCCTGGGCCTGGATTCTCTCATATGCAGGGAATGATAGGAGAGCAGACTCCAAGAATGGGACTTGCATTACCTGGCatggggggcccagggccagtgggaactgctgaTATCCCCCTCGGAACTGCTCCATCTATGCCAGGCCATAACCCAATGAGACCACCTGCCTTTCTGCAGCAAGGCATGATGGGACCTCATCATCGGATGATGTCACCAGCACAAACGGCAATGCCTGGTCAGCCCACGCTAATGAGTAACCCAGTAGCTGCAGTGGGCATGATTCCAGGCAAGGACCGAGCCCCTGCTGGGCTATATAGCCACCCAGGTCCTGTTGGCTCACCTGGTATGATGATGTCAATGCAGGGCATGATGGGACCCCAACAGAACATCATGATTCCCCCCCAGATGAGACCCCGAGGTATGGCTGCTGATGTTGGAATGGGAGGATTTAGCCAAGGCCCTGGAAATCCAGGGAACATGATGTTTTAA
- the BCL9 gene encoding B-cell CLL/lymphoma 9 protein isoform X1, whose protein sequence is MHSSNPKVRNSPSGNTQSSPKSKQEVMVRPPTVMSPSGNPQLDSKFSNPGKQGGSTSQSQPSPCDPKSGGHPPKVLPGPGGSMGLKNGAGNGAKGKGKRERSISVDSFEQRDAGTPSDDSEIKDCNSADHMKTQDSQHTPHSVTPSTASAPRSSTPSHGLTATSEPASGQKTPSKVVYVFSTEMANKAAEAVLKGQAETIVSFHIQNISNSKAERNTLPLNTQVSALRNETKPLPQPQPQPHASQEHNPPQNAKIQPTPPVSAPASKSAGPPCPMDQDSPGVESKVMSVGSPANSTPLQTEGFGQSSTPNNRAVSPVSQGSNSSNADPKGPTQQVPGGDPSSLGENPDGLSQEQLEHRERSLQTLRDIQRMLFPDEKEFTGGQSGGPQQNSGVLDGPQKKPEGPIQAMMAQSQSLGKGPGPRTDGGAPFGPQGHRDMPFSPDEMVPPSLNSQSGPIGPDHLDHMTPEQVAWLKLQQEFYEEKRRKQEQVVVQQCSLQDMMVHQHGPRGVVRGPPPPYQMTPGEGWGPGGPESFADGMNVSHSLPPRGMAPHPNMPGSQMRLPGFAGMMNPDMDSPSVPNPTSRPGLSGVSWPEDVPKIPDGRNFPPSQGVFSGPGRGERFPNPQGLPEEIFQQQLAEKQLGLPPGLSIEGIRPGIEMNRMIPSQRHMEPGNNPIFSRMPVEGPLSPSRGDFPKGMPPQIGPGRELEFGMGPGSMKGDISLNVSMGSNPSMIPQKMREAGVGPEEMMKLRPGVSEMLSSQQKMVSLPFGEHPQQEYGMGPRPFLPMSQGPGGGLRNLREQIGPDQRTNNRLSHMPPLPLNTTSNPNSLNTAPPVQRSLGRKPLDISVAASQVHSPGINPLKSPTMRQVQSPMLGSPSGNLKSPQTPSQLAGMLAGPTAAAAAASIKSPPVLGSAAASPVHLKSPSLPAPSPGWTSSPKPPLQSPGIPPNHKASLTMSSPAMLGNVESGGPPPSTVSQSAPVTLPGNLPSSSPYTMPPEPTLSQNPLSIMMSRMSKFAMPSSTPLYHDAIKTVASSDDDSPPARSPNLPPMNNLPGMGINSQNPRISGPNPVGPMPTLSPMGMTQPLSHTNQMPSPNAMGPSIPPHGVPVGPGLMSHNPMMGHGSQDPPMVPQGRLGFPQGFPPVQSPPQQVPFPHNGPSGGQGNFPAGMGFHGEGPLGRPTNLPQSSTDPALCKTGGPGGPDSFTVLGNMPSVFTDPDLQEVIRPGATGIPEFDLSRIIPSEKPSQTLQYFPRGEVPGRKQPQGPGPGFSHMQGMIGEQTPRMGLALPGMGGPGPVGTADIPLGTAPSMPGHNPMRPPAFLQQGMMGPHHRMMSPAQTAMPGQPTLMSNPVAAVGMIPGKDRAPAGLYSHPGPVGSPGMMMSMQGMMGPQQNIMIPPQMRPRGMAADVGMGGFSQGPGNPGNMMF, encoded by the exons ATGCATTCCAGTAACCCCAAAGTGAGGAACTCCCCATCAGGAAACACACAGAG TAGCCCCAAATCAAAGCAGGAGGTGATGGTCCGTCCCCCCACAGTGATGTCCCCGTCTGGCAACCCCCAGCTGGATTCCAAATTTTCCAACCCGGGTAAACAGGGGGGCTCAACCAGCCaatcccagccctctccctgtgACCCCAAGAGTGGAGGTCACCCCCCCAAAGTGCTCCCTGGCCCAGGTGGGAGCATGGGGTTGAAGAATGGGGCTGGAAATGGTGccaaggggaagggaaagagagagaggagcattTCAGTGGATTCCTTCGAACAGAGAGATGCTGGGACTCCCAGTGACGATTCGGAAATCAAag ACTGCAACTCTGCCGACCATATGAAGACCCAGGATTCCCAGCATACGCCACACTCCGTGACTCCTTCAACTGCTTCAGCCCCAAGGTCTTCCACACCCTCCCATGGCCTGACTGCCACTTCGGAGCCAGCTAGTGGACAAAAGACTCCATCCAAAGTGGTTTATGTCTTTTCTACTGAGATGGCCAATAA GGCTGCAGAAGCTGTGCTGAAGGGACAGGCAGAAACCATTGTGTCCTTTCATATCCAGAACATCTCAAACAGCAAGGCAGAGCGAAACACCCTACCCCTG AACACCCAGGTTTCCGCACTTCGAAATGAAACCAAGCCTCTGCCACAACCTCAGCCGCAGCCCCATGCTTCACAGGAACACAATCCTCCCCAGAATGCCAAAATACAGCCAACTCCACCTGTTTCGGCACCAGCATCGAAATCCGCTGGCCCCCCGTGTCCCATGGATCAGGACAGTCCTGGAGTAGAGAGTAAAGTGATGTCTGTtggcagccctgcaaactccACCCCATTGCAGACTGAGGGATTTGGGCAGAGTTCAACCCCAAATAATCGAGCAGTCAGCCCAGTCTCCCAGGGGAGCAATAGCTCCAATGCAGACCCCAAAGGTCCCACCCAGCAGGTACCCGGTGGTGACCCATCCAGTTTAGGCGAGAACCCAGATGGACTGTCTCAGGAGCAGCTGGAACATCGAGAGCGCTCATTGCAAACTCTACGAGATATACAGCGCATGCTTTTCCCTGATGAGAAAGAATTCACTGGAGGGCAAAGTGGGGGGCCTCAGCAGAACTCTGGAGTTCTGGATggtcctcaaaagaaacctgaaGGGCCAATACAGGCCATGATGGCTCAGTCCCAAAGTTTAGGCAAAGGGCCAGGACCTCGGACAGATGGAGGGGCTCCATTTGGCCCTCAAGGACATAGAGACATGCCCTTCTCACCAGATGAAATGGTGCCACCGTCTTTGAACTCCCAATCTGGACCCATAGGACCAGACCACCTGGATCATATGACTCCTGAGCAAGTGGCCTGGCTGAAGCTACAGCAGGAGTTTTatgaggagaagagaaggaagcaAGAACAGGTTGTGGTGCAGCAGTGTTCCCTGCAGGACATGATGGTCCACCAACATGGGCCTCGAGGTGTGGTTCGAGGCCCCCCACCTCCCTATCAGATGACCCCTGGTGAGGGCTGGGGTCCTGGTGGTCCAGAATCCTTTGCTGATGGCATGAATGTGTCTCATTCTCTACCCCCCAGAGGCATGGCCCCTCATCCCAATATGCCTGGGAGCCAGATGCGCTTGCCTGGATTTGCAGGAATGATGAATCCTGACATGGACAGCCCCAGTGTCCCAAACCCCACATCCAGACCTGGGCTTTCAGGAGTCAGTTGGCCAGAAGATGTGCCAAAAATCCCAGATGGCCGAAACTTCCCTCCAAGCCAGGGTGTCTTCAGTGGTCCTGGTCGAGGGGAGCGGTTCCCAAATCCCCAGGGCCTGCCAGAGGAGATCTTTCAACAGCAGTTGGCAGAGAAACAGCTGGGCCTGCCCCCTGGCTTGAGCATAGAAGGCATCAGGCCTGGCATAGAGATGAACCGGATGATCCCCTCCCAGAGACACATGGAGCCTGGGAATAACCCCATCTTCTCTCGCATGCCTGTTGAAgggcccctgagcccctccagggGGGACTTCCCAAAAGGAATGCCACCTCAGATTGGCCCTGGTAGGGAGCTGGAGTTTGGGATGGGCCCTGGGAGCATGAAGGGGGACATAAGTCTGAACGTTAGCATGGGCTCCAACCCATCTATGATACCTCAGAAGATGAGGgaagctggagtggggccagaggaGATGATGAAACTGCGTCCAGGTGTGTCAGAGATGCTCTCCTCTCAGCAGAAAATGGTGTCATTGCCATTTGGAGAGCATCCCCAACAGGAGTATGGCATGGGTCCCAGGCCTTTCCTTCCTATGTCTCAGGGCCCAGGAGGTGGTCTCCGTAATCTCAGAGAGCAGATTGGGCCTGACCAAAGGACTAACAACCGGCTCAGCCACATGCCGCCACTACCTCTCAACACAACCAGTAACCCGAATAGCCTCAACACAGCTCCCCCTGTTCAGCGCAGCCTAGGACGCAAGCCCTTGGATATCTCTGTTGCAGCTAGTCAGGTGCATTCACCGGGCATCAACCCTCTGAAGTCTCCCACGATGCGGCAGGTCCAGTCTCCCATGCTGGGTTCTCCCTCGGGGAACCTTAAGTCTCCTCAGACTCCATCCCAGCTGGCAGGAATGCTTGCAGGGCcaactgctgcagcagctgctgcttccatTAAGTCTCCCCCTGTTTTGGGATCTGCTGCTGCCTCACCAGTCCACCTCaagtctccttccctccctgcaccttctcCTGGCTGGACTTCCTCTCCAAAGCCCCCGCTGCAGAGTCCTGGGATTCCCCCGAACCACAAAGCATCTCTCACCATGTCTTCCCCAGCCATGCTGGGGAATGTGGAGTCAG GTGGCCCACCACCTTCCACTGTCAGCCAGTCTGCTCCTGTGACTCTCCCTGGAAATCTTCCCTCTAGCAGTCCCTACACAATGCCTCCAGAGCCCACGCTCTCCCAGAATCCCCTCTCCATCATGATGTCCAGGATGTCCAAGTTTGCCATGCCCAGCTCTACGCCACTCTACCATGATGCCATCAAGACTGTGGCTAGCTCGGATGATGACTCCCCTCCAGCACGCTCCCCAAATTTGCCACCAATGAACAATCTACCAG GAATGGGCATTAATTCCCAGAATCCTCGAATTTCAGGTCCAAACCCAGTGGGTCCAATGCCAACCCTTAGCCCAATGGGAATGACCCAGCCTCTTTCCCATACCAATCAGATGCCCTCTCCAAATGCTATGGGACCCAGTATACCTCCTCATGGGGTCCCTGTAGGACCTGGCCTGATGTCACACAATCCAATGATGGGGCATGGTTCCCAAGATCCTCCAATGGTACCTCAAGGACGCCTGGGCTTCCCACAGGGGTTTCCTCCAGTACAGTCCCCGCCCCAGCAGGTGCCATTTCCGCACAATGGCCCCAGTGGAGGACAAGGCAACTTCCCTGCTGGAATGGGCTTCCATGGAGAAGGACCTCTGGGGCGTCCCACCAACCTGCCCCAAAGTTCAACAGATCCAGCACTTTGCAAGACTGGAGGCCCTGGGGGTCCAGACTCCTTCACTGTTCTAGGAAACATGCCTTCAGTTTTCACTGATCCAGACCTGCAGGAGGTGATCCGCCCTGGAGCCACTGGAATACCAGAGTTTGACCTGTCCAGGATAATTCCATCAGAGAAGCCTAGCCAGACACTGCAGTATTTCCCTCGTGGGGAAGTTCCAGGCCGCAAGCAGCCGCAGGGTCCTGGGCCTGGATTCTCTCATATGCAGGGAATGATAGGAGAGCAGACTCCAAGAATGGGACTTGCATTACCTGGCatggggggcccagggccagtgggaactgctgaTATCCCCCTCGGAACTGCTCCATCTATGCCAGGCCATAACCCAATGAGACCACCTGCCTTTCTGCAGCAAGGCATGATGGGACCTCATCATCGGATGATGTCACCAGCACAAACGGCAATGCCTGGTCAGCCCACGCTAATGAGTAACCCAGTAGCTGCAGTGGGCATGATTCCAGGCAAGGACCGAGCCCCTGCTGGGCTATATAGCCACCCAGGTCCTGTTGGCTCACCTGGTATGATGATGTCAATGCAGGGCATGATGGGACCCCAACAGAACATCATGATTCCCCCCCAGATGAGACCCCGAGGTATGGCTGCTGATGTTGGAATGGGAGGATTTAGCCAAGGCCCTGGAAATCCAGGGAACATGATGTTTTAA